The Xenopus laevis strain J_2021 chromosome 5L, Xenopus_laevis_v10.1, whole genome shotgun sequence genome has a segment encoding these proteins:
- the mfsd4b.L gene encoding sodium-dependent glucose transporter 1-like, translating into MAGSGKKKKKHVRFARAEEKAGGEAEEEEDTLFEKRPDSLRQLGESDGRRVAFEDEVHLVPAESRRGKLGEFKWCVTSVMCAAFLGLGMAIAVLGPTFPDLAKNVESSVANISFIFVGRSMGYLGGSILGGILFEQMNQHLLLGISMLATAAGLYVVPWCKKAVYLTAVMSVVGMSMGFLDTGGNIIILNTWEEQAGPHVQALHFSFALGAFVAPILAKLALEILPLENTSLNVTESTLEQSVLPFGLKKSMLSYIVIGTYILLVSLFLLTLYSKSHANKSSGKASDEKFRTAKYHNAVIFLLFLFFFCYVGAEVAYGSYIFTYAINRGIDANKAAGLNSLFWGVFAAVRGLAICFATCLYPGTMLLLSVIGCTVSSLILVLFNKSIFLLWAGTAVYGASMATTFPSGFSWVQQYTTIGGKSASLFVVGAALGEMAIPASVGYLQGMFPNFPVLLYTALASSTMTAVLFPVMYKLATAQQDQARYNRVESDDRRALLSSTGMEEEEDEEAQIWNEADFETIEMNDQTKNSVTVKPEDTPGNSLPLEILKQSNGAEPAVNISPSRKHNTDREKND; encoded by the exons ATGGCAGGCAGcggcaagaagaagaaaaagcatGTGCGCTTTGCCCGAGCTGAGGAGAAGGCTGGGGGGGAGGCGGAAGAAGAGGAAGACACACTGTTTGAGAAGCGGCCTGACAGCCTGAGGCAGCTGGGGGAGAGCGACGGGAGGAGGGTGGCGTTTGAAGATGAAGTCCACTTGGTCCCCGCAGAGAGCAGGAGAGGGAAGCTGGGGGAGTTCAAGTGGTGTGTCACTTCTGTCATGTGCGCCGCCTTCCTGGGTCTG ggAATGGCTATTGCAGTTCTGGGCCCCACCTTCCCCGATCTGGCAAAAAATGTTGAGAGCAGCGTTGCAAATATTTCCTTCATTTTTGTTGGGCGCTCCATGGGATATCTTGGAGGCTCAATTCTGGGAGGCATCCTTTTTGAACAAATGAATCAACATCTTCTTTTGG GGATATCCATGTTGGCAACTGCTGCTGGGCTCTATGTCGTCCCTTGGTGTAAAAAGGCTGTGTACCTCACTGCTGTCATGTCGGTTGTCGGAATGTCAATGGGATTTCTGGATACAG gtGGGAatattattattctgaacacgTGGGAGGAGCAGGCTGGGCCGCATGTACAAGCTCTACACTTCAGTTTTGCTTTGGGAGCCTTTGTTGCTCCAATCTTGGCTAAACTAGCTTTGGAAATTCTCCCCTTGGAAAACACAAGCCTTAATGTTACTGAATCTACCCTAGAACAGTCTGTCTTACCTTTTGGATTAAAAAAGTCTATGTTATCCTATATAGTCATTGGGACATATATTTTGCTGGTCtccttatttttattaacattatattCTAAGAGTCATGCAAACAAGTCATCAGGAAAAGCTTCAGATGAAAAATTTCGAACAGCCAAATATCATAATGCTGttattttcctccttttcctgtTCTTTTTCTGTTATGTTGGGGCAGAGGTAGCATACGGCTCTTACATATTCACCTACGCCATCAATAGGGGTATTGATGCTAATAAAGCTGCCGGACTAAATTCACTGTTTTGGGGAGTATTTGCTGCAGTTCGAGGACTTGCCATCTGTTTTGCTACTTGCTTGTATCCAGGCACCATGTTACTTTTGAGCGTGATTGGCTGCACAGTGTCTTCATTGATTTTAGTCCTtttcaataaaagtatttttttgctcTGGGCTGGAACTGCAGTGTATGGGGCATCAATGGCTACCACTTTTCCAAGTGGTTTTTCGTGGGTTCAGCAGTACACTACCATTGGAGGAAAGTCGGCTTCTTTATTTGTGGTTGGGGCTGCTCTTGGAGAAATGGCTATTCCTGCCTCTGTGGGATATCTGCAGGGAATGTTTCCCAATTTCCCTGTACTCCTGTACACAGCTCTAGCATCCTCCACAATGACAGCCGTCCTGTTTCCGGTTATGTACAAACTGGCCACTGCTCAGCAAGATCAGGCACGATATAACAGGGTTGAGAGTGATGACCGCAGGGCTTTGCTCTCCAGCACTGGAATGGAAGAGGAGGAAGACGAAGAGGCTCAAATCTGGAATGAGGCAGACTTTGAAACCATTGAAATGAATGACCAAACAAAAAATTCAGTTACTGTGAAACCAGAGGACACTCCAGGGAACAGTCTACCTTTAGAGATCCTGAAGCAATCTAATGGGGCTGAACCAGCGGTTAATATATCTCCCTCCAGAAAGCATAACacagacagagaaaaaaatgattga